The following DNA comes from Anaerolineae bacterium.
CGCGCCTCAGGAAAGGATGAACATATAATCCTTTCTCCTGTAAGGCCTCTAACGCTTGAGAGCGCAATAAATTTTATAGGTAGCGATGAGATGGTCGAGGTTACGCCTAAATCGATACGCATCAGGAAAAACTTCCTCTCCGCACATCAAAGGCATGCAATAAGAGGATTATAAAAAGCCAAAAAGAGAGATCTATGCTTAATACGAAACACACTGTTTTAATTATAATCGATGTTCAGGGCAAATTGGCTGATGTTATGCATAAGATAAAGTATGCTGTTCGACAACCTTAGGATTTATTGAATTTGCGCTATGAAATTCAGATTGTTACTGATGCTGTTTCTTCAAGGACCAGGGAGAATTTTAAGATCGGTCTGGAGAGAATCAAAGATTCAGGGGCTGCGCTGACAAGTACTGAAACAGTATTATTTGAATTATTAAAGAAGGCTGCGGGAGAAAGATTTAAGGAGATTCTCAAGATAGTTAAGTAGAAAAGACCTTTGCAAAATTGAGTTGCCTTAAACACCTTGACATCAATAAAAATTGAAAATAATATTTAATATTTTAACAGGCTGATATTTGGAAATATCACCCATATTGAGCCAAAGGTTTCAATATGGAGGCTATAGAACAGGGTAAAAGGGCGGCAGAAAAAAGTGGCTAAATCATATTAGCTTTACAGGCAAAAGAGGAACTTTCTATAATTATGAACTTATCGGTCCCCGATTATATACTATCAATAAAGCCGTATTCTGCGGGCAAGCCTCTTAAAGAGCTTGAAAGGGAATACGGCATTAGTGATTCCATAAAACTTGCTTCAAATGAAAACCCTCTGGGGCCGTCTCCCAAGGCGGTTGAGGCTATTAAGGGAGCAATGGAAAACCTTAATCGGTATCCTGATGCCAGAGGTTATGATTTAACAAAAAAAATCTCTGAAAGTCTGGGAATCAGACAGGGAAATATTGTTTTAGGAAACGGTTCTGATGAGATTATAGGCATGCTTACCAGAGCATTAATTCAGGCCGGCGATGAGGTGATTATGCCGTGGCCTTCATTCCTTATCTACGATATAATGGCCCGTAGCGTCGGAGCTATTCCTGTATATGTGCCGTTGAATTCACTTTCAATCGACTTAAACAGCATACAAAGCAGAATTACCCCCAAAACCCGCATGATTTTTTTATGCAATCCCAATAATCCAACTGGAACCGTTTTCTCAAAAACCGATTTTGAAACCTTTTTGGGGAAAATTCCCGAAGTGGTTGTTGTGGTAGACGAGGCATATATCGAATTTGTTCAAGATAAAAAATGCGCGAGAAGCATTGATTATCTTAATACAGATTCAGCAATAGTTACGCTTCGCACCTTTTCCAAGGCATACGGGCTGGCAGGGCTTAGAATCGGCTATGGAATAATGCCCCAGGAAATAGCGGATCTGATAAACAGGATAAGGCTGCCCTTTAATGCAAATTCGCTGGCCCAGGTAGCCGCTATTGCGGCTCTTGATGATAAAGATTTTTTGCAAAAGACTGTAGCTCTTGTTCAAGAAGGTTTAGATTTCTTATATGATTCCCTTGAAAAGATTGGAATTAAATATTTCCCTTCCCAGGCAAATTTTTTTCTGATCGATGTTAAGAAAGATGCTGATGAGATTTTTGAAAACATGCTCAGGCAGGGAGTTATTATCAGGTCCATGACATCTTATGGTTATCCTAACTATATTAGAATTAATGTAGGGCTTCATAATGAGAATGTTCGTTTTATTAACGCGCTTGGAAAAGTATTATGAAGCCGATCCTTATCACAATAGACGGCCCTGCAGGGGCGGGTAAAACCACTGTAAGCCGGAGCCTGGCAAAAAGGCTTGGCTACAGATACATTGACACAGGAGCTCTTTACAGGGGGGTTGCATTTGAAGCAAAATCCAAGGGATTGAGCCATGATGACGATGTTGGACTTGAAAATTTATGCATGTCTATGGACTTGAAATTTATATTCGCGGAACAAGGGCTACGTCTATTTTCAAATAATAAAGACATCACAGATCAAATAAGAAGTCCTGAAATTTCGATGCTTGCCTCGGCTGTTTCCGCAAGGTCGGTTATAAGGAGATATCTTCTGGATTTGCAAAGGGATATAGGGGCCGGAAAAGGCGTTGTGTTTGAGGGGCGCGATATGGGCACTGTCGTGTTTCCAGCCGCCAACATAAAATTTTTTTTAGACGCATCCCCCAGAACAAGGGCATTAAGACGTTATAAGGAATTGTCATCAAACACCTCCCTGACAATAGAACAGATCGAACAGGATATCAATCAACGGGATAAAAATGACAGTACCAGGTCTCTGTCCCCATTAAAACCGGCTGAAGATGCTATAATAGTGGATTCAACCAATCTTTCCGCAGATGAAGTGGTCGAGCTTATGCTTTCATATATAGGCAAATGCATGTGTTAGGTGTTCAGGGGGCAGAGGTATATCAAGAACTGCTTTTTTGCGCATATGTTCCGGAACAGCTTAAATAAATATTAGGTTGTTTTTTTAATATTAAGCTGTTATAAAAATAAAATTACGCAACCTCTTATTGGTTGCGACATTAAATACAGGTTAAGGGGGAATATTGGTTAATGGATAATTTTACAGAAAACAATTCAACAGACAAAAACGATTGGGTGGACCAGGCTGGTACGGAACAGCCTGTTGATGATAAGCTGCCAAAAGATGTTCAAGGCTCCGGCGACAGCGAGAAAAATTATGAGGATATGTACGCTGAAAGCTTTAAGCGTTTCGAAGAAGGGGAACTTGTTGTCGGCAAGATAATTGCGGTTGACAAGGATTATGTGCTTGTTGACATCGGCTATAAATCAGAGGGGCAAATACGGATTCAGGAATTTAAGGATGATCACGGTAATATTAACGCCACCTTAGGGGACAATGTTGAGGTAATGGTTGAATACTGGGATGAAGAGGAAGAACGTGTTGTCCTTTCAAAAGAAAAGGCGGCAAAGGTAAAAATATGGGATGACATTAAGAACTCTTTCGATAAGAACGAAACCATCGAAGGAGTTATTTTAGCCCGTGTAAAGGGCGGCTTTTCCGTAGATATCGGAGTGCAGGCCTTTTTGCCGGGATCACAGGCTGATTTGCGTCCCATCCGAAATCTCGACGAGATGGTAGGGAAAACTTTTGCATTTAAAATTTTAAAATATAATCGAAAGCGCAGCAATATAGTTTTATCCAGACGGGCTATTCTTGAACTGCAACGCGAATCTAAAAGATCTGCAACTCTTGAATTCATGAATGAAGGCAAGGTTGTTGAAGGTATTGTAAAGAATATTACCGAGTATGGTGTATTCGTTGATCTTGGCGGTGTTGATGGTCTGCTGCATATTACGGACATTTCGTGGGGGCGCGTCAAACATCCTTCGGAACTTTTTTCAGTCGGCGATAAGATAACAGTCAAGATATTGAGCTTTGATCTTGAAAAAGAAAGGGTTTCATTAGGCCTGAGACAACTTACCGAAGACCCCTGGGCAAGTGTTACAGAAAAATATCCGGTTGGTTCCCATATTAACGGCAAGGTTGTCAGCCTGACGGATTATGGCGCATTTATAGAATTAGAGGAGGGCATTGAGGGGCTGATTCATGTTTCTGAGATGTCATGGACCAGAAAGATTCGCCATCCTTCCAAGGTCGTATCTATTGGAGATAATGTTGAGGCTATAGTGCTTGATATAAAACCTGAGAACAGACGTATTTCACTCGGGATAAAACAGGTTGTTCCAAATCCATGGAATGTAATTAGTGAAAAGTATCCTATCGGGACAACCATTGAGGGAAAAGTCAAAAATATAACCGATTTTGGCCTTTTTATAGGCATAGATGAAGGAATCGACGGCCTTGTTCACATCTCGGATATTTCCTGGACCAAGCGGATAAAACATCCGTCCGAGCTTTATAATAAAGGGGATGTAATTCAGGCTATAGTTCTTGATATTGAAAAGGAAAACGAAAGGTTTTCTCTTGGGATCAAACAGCTGGAAACAGATCCCTGGACAACTGTGGCAGAGCGCTATAACGTTGGAAAAGAGATTACTGGTACGGTTACAAATATAACCGATTTTGGGGTTTTTGTGGAATTGGAAGAAGGGATTGAAGGTCTTGTGCATGTATCTGAGATCAGCGCTGAAAAAATAAAAACTCCTGTTGGAAAATTCAATATCGGAGATGTCA
Coding sequences within:
- the hisC gene encoding histidinol-phosphate transaminase; translation: MNLSVPDYILSIKPYSAGKPLKELEREYGISDSIKLASNENPLGPSPKAVEAIKGAMENLNRYPDARGYDLTKKISESLGIRQGNIVLGNGSDEIIGMLTRALIQAGDEVIMPWPSFLIYDIMARSVGAIPVYVPLNSLSIDLNSIQSRITPKTRMIFLCNPNNPTGTVFSKTDFETFLGKIPEVVVVVDEAYIEFVQDKKCARSIDYLNTDSAIVTLRTFSKAYGLAGLRIGYGIMPQEIADLINRIRLPFNANSLAQVAAIAALDDKDFLQKTVALVQEGLDFLYDSLEKIGIKYFPSQANFFLIDVKKDADEIFENMLRQGVIIRSMTSYGYPNYIRINVGLHNENVRFINALGKVL
- the cmk gene encoding (d)CMP kinase, with translation MKPILITIDGPAGAGKTTVSRSLAKRLGYRYIDTGALYRGVAFEAKSKGLSHDDDVGLENLCMSMDLKFIFAEQGLRLFSNNKDITDQIRSPEISMLASAVSARSVIRRYLLDLQRDIGAGKGVVFEGRDMGTVVFPAANIKFFLDASPRTRALRRYKELSSNTSLTIEQIEQDINQRDKNDSTRSLSPLKPAEDAIIVDSTNLSADEVVELMLSYIGKCMC
- a CDS encoding 30S ribosomal protein S1, with protein sequence MDNFTENNSTDKNDWVDQAGTEQPVDDKLPKDVQGSGDSEKNYEDMYAESFKRFEEGELVVGKIIAVDKDYVLVDIGYKSEGQIRIQEFKDDHGNINATLGDNVEVMVEYWDEEEERVVLSKEKAAKVKIWDDIKNSFDKNETIEGVILARVKGGFSVDIGVQAFLPGSQADLRPIRNLDEMVGKTFAFKILKYNRKRSNIVLSRRAILELQRESKRSATLEFMNEGKVVEGIVKNITEYGVFVDLGGVDGLLHITDISWGRVKHPSELFSVGDKITVKILSFDLEKERVSLGLRQLTEDPWASVTEKYPVGSHINGKVVSLTDYGAFIELEEGIEGLIHVSEMSWTRKIRHPSKVVSIGDNVEAIVLDIKPENRRISLGIKQVVPNPWNVISEKYPIGTTIEGKVKNITDFGLFIGIDEGIDGLVHISDISWTKRIKHPSELYNKGDVIQAIVLDIEKENERFSLGIKQLETDPWTTVAERYNVGKEITGTVTNITDFGVFVELEEGIEGLVHVSEISAEKIKTPVGKFNIGDVITAKVMNINGEERRIGLSIKQLDIEDDKALLGEYIDNMSPKTSTFGDILRENLQNELNK